The window CGCTTTCACGTATTTTGCTACGCTTGCGAAGTCCCGCCGTATCAATGAGTAGAATTTCTTCCTTATCTATTTTCAACACAGAATCAATCGGGTCGCGCGTAGTTCCTGCAATCGGAGTTACGATACTGCGTTTCTTTCCCAATAATGTATTGACGATGGAAGATTTTCCGACATTTGGTCTTCCAACAATAGCAAGTTTCATTCGCTCATCATTTTTTTCTTCTCCGTTTGAATAAATGTTTTTCGTAATCTCATCGAGAAAATCGCCGACCTTTCTTCCCTGCAATGCGGAAATGGAAATCGGTTCGCCGAGCCCAAGTTTGAAAAATTCGCTTGCGTCAAATTCCCTTCGCTCGCTGTCCACTTTATTCACGACAAGCAGAATTGGTTTTGATGATTTGCGAACAATTGCGGCAAGTTCTTCATCAGCGGAAGTTACTCCTTGTTCCGCATCGGCAAGAAAAATAATTTCATCCGCTTCATCAATAGCAATCTTCGCTTGTTCACGAATTGCAGACTCGAATACATCGTCGCTGTTGGGAAGAAATCCGCCTGTATCAACGAGTGTAAATTGCTTTCCCGCCCATTCTGTTTCGGCGTAATGCCTATCACGCGTAACGCCGGGTAAATCGTGAACGATTGCATTGCGTGCACCGAGAATGCGATTGAAGAGTGTTGATTTGCCAACGTTTGGGCGGCCGATGATTGCGATAAGGTACGACATAATTTTTCGGGAGAATTATATGAATTTCAGAGAGAGATTTCTAAATGTGCGTTCTGAAATATTTATGTATGCTAAATA of the Ignavibacteria bacterium genome contains:
- a CDS encoding ribosome biogenesis GTPase Der yields the protein MSYLIAIIGRPNVGKSTLFNRILGARNAIVHDLPGVTRDRHYAETEWAGKQFTLVDTGGFLPNSDDVFESAIREQAKIAIDEADEIIFLADAEQGVTSADEELAAIVRKSSKPILLVVNKVDSERREFDASEFFKLGLGEPISISALQGRKVGDFLDEITKNIYSNGEEKNDERMKLAIVGRPNVGKSSIVNTLLGKKRSIVTPIAGTTRDPIDSVLKIDKEEILLIDTAGLRKRSKIRESVEFYSTLRTIKSIERCDVAIIVLDVTAGLEKQDFYVIEQAVEKKKGILLCVNKWDLIEKDGKTALQYEKKLRATLREFDYFPIMFVSALTKQRILKIIEAAKDINEERGKRITTTDLNKHFEKTFFHSPPPSKTGKDISLKYVTQTKTNPPVFVFFANEPKLITENYKRFLERTLREGFGFAGVPLTLQFRKK